Proteins encoded together in one Candidatus Sulfotelmatobacter sp. window:
- the lon gene encoding endopeptidase La, with the protein MSQQMPVERTPKNKETNDKKALPVLPVRDTVLFPHAVLPLTVGRESSVQLINSLGEDKTIIVVAQREARVDSPQPTDLYTVGTSAVVHKVVKMPNQSLFVFAEGLERVKLGEFTQLAPFMSAHYSTLPEGTTPAATSEVEALQRNVLTLFQQIVAGSPTLSDELSTVAMNIDEPGRLVDFIASSLPSLSTPDKQDTLETLDVHVRLEKINQHLAKELEVQQLRNKIQSEVQDRVQQTQREYYLREQMKAIQKELGEQDEGQRDVEDLKKKIDEAGMPDDVKKEALKELGRLSRMSPMAADYSLTRNYVEWLAVLPWTKTSGQEIEIPKAKEILDADHYDLEKVKDRILDYLSVRRLKPNMKGPILCFVGPPGVGKTSLGKSIARALGRKFVRLSLGGVHDEAEIRGHRRTYIGALPGQIIQGIRRAETKDPVFMLDEIDKVGRDFRGDPASALLEALDPEQNSTFRDNYLDVTFDLSKVLFITTANMLDPIAEPLRDRMEIIELQGYSEEEKVHIAFRYLIPRQIEENGITTEQIAFPEEAVRYTIRHYTREAGVRSLERTIGTICRKQARRLAEGKSEKLIVTKEIVQEFLGGIKIRSEGEIAERTERPGVAVGLAWTPSGGDVLFVEANAMKGKGGFTMTGQIGQVMQESMQAALTWVRSNADRLGIAEDFFANHDIHMHVPAGAIPKDGPSAGVTMATTLVSLLTKHRITPLLAMTGEITLSGNVLPVGGIKEKVLAAKRAGVTDVILPAENRMNVEEDLTPEQLDNLSVHYVKTIDEALKVALPEVAQGPAAKILSTPPKDPAQDYSPTPVKEPEGVHDRVLTQA; encoded by the coding sequence ATGAGCCAGCAGATGCCCGTAGAGCGCACTCCTAAGAACAAGGAAACAAACGATAAAAAGGCGCTTCCGGTGCTCCCGGTACGGGATACCGTGTTGTTCCCCCATGCGGTTTTGCCCCTGACGGTGGGGCGGGAAAGCTCCGTTCAACTGATCAATTCGCTCGGTGAAGACAAGACCATCATCGTAGTGGCGCAGCGGGAGGCGCGCGTCGATTCCCCGCAACCCACCGATCTCTACACCGTTGGGACCTCGGCAGTAGTCCACAAAGTTGTCAAGATGCCTAACCAGAGCCTTTTTGTGTTCGCCGAGGGACTGGAAAGGGTCAAGTTGGGTGAATTTACCCAACTGGCGCCATTCATGAGCGCCCACTATTCCACGCTGCCCGAGGGCACTACACCAGCCGCGACCTCCGAGGTCGAGGCCCTTCAGCGTAACGTGCTGACGCTATTCCAGCAGATTGTCGCCGGTTCGCCCACGCTCTCGGATGAACTCTCGACTGTAGCCATGAACATCGACGAACCGGGCCGCCTGGTTGACTTCATCGCCTCGTCGCTGCCATCGCTTTCGACGCCCGACAAGCAGGACACGCTCGAGACCCTCGACGTCCACGTTCGCCTCGAAAAAATCAATCAGCACCTGGCCAAGGAACTGGAAGTTCAGCAACTGCGCAACAAGATTCAGAGCGAAGTGCAGGACCGGGTGCAACAGACGCAGCGCGAATATTACCTGCGCGAGCAGATGAAGGCCATCCAGAAAGAATTGGGCGAACAGGATGAGGGCCAGCGCGACGTCGAAGACCTGAAGAAGAAGATCGACGAAGCGGGCATGCCCGACGACGTAAAGAAAGAGGCCCTCAAAGAACTGGGCCGCCTATCACGCATGTCTCCGATGGCCGCCGATTATTCGCTGACTCGTAATTATGTCGAGTGGCTTGCGGTGTTGCCGTGGACGAAAACCTCGGGGCAGGAAATCGAGATTCCCAAGGCGAAGGAAATTCTGGACGCCGATCACTACGATCTCGAAAAAGTGAAAGATCGCATTCTCGATTATCTTTCCGTCCGGCGGCTGAAGCCCAACATGAAGGGACCGATCTTGTGCTTCGTCGGACCTCCGGGCGTGGGCAAAACTTCGCTCGGAAAATCGATTGCGCGTGCTCTCGGCCGCAAGTTTGTGCGGCTGTCGCTGGGCGGCGTACACGATGAGGCGGAAATTCGTGGCCACCGCCGCACGTACATCGGAGCGCTGCCGGGGCAGATCATCCAAGGCATTCGGCGGGCGGAGACCAAAGATCCGGTGTTCATGCTCGATGAAATCGACAAGGTAGGGCGCGATTTTCGCGGCGATCCGGCTTCGGCGTTGCTCGAAGCGCTCGATCCGGAACAGAACTCGACCTTTCGTGACAACTATCTCGACGTGACCTTCGATTTGTCGAAGGTGCTGTTCATCACGACGGCGAACATGCTCGATCCCATCGCCGAGCCCTTGCGCGACCGCATGGAGATCATCGAACTCCAGGGCTATAGCGAGGAAGAAAAGGTTCACATCGCATTCCGCTATCTGATTCCCCGGCAGATCGAAGAGAACGGCATCACGACGGAACAGATTGCGTTCCCGGAAGAGGCGGTGCGCTATACCATCCGCCACTATACCCGGGAGGCCGGCGTACGCAGCCTGGAACGCACCATCGGCACCATCTGCCGCAAGCAGGCGCGGCGTTTGGCCGAGGGCAAGAGCGAGAAGCTGATCGTCACCAAGGAAATCGTTCAGGAATTTCTGGGCGGCATCAAGATTCGCAGCGAAGGCGAAATTGCTGAGAGAACCGAGCGGCCGGGTGTGGCCGTCGGCCTGGCGTGGACTCCTTCGGGCGGCGACGTTCTATTCGTGGAAGCCAATGCCATGAAAGGCAAAGGCGGATTCACCATGACCGGCCAAATTGGCCAGGTCATGCAGGAATCGATGCAGGCGGCGCTGACCTGGGTGCGCTCGAACGCCGACCGGCTCGGCATCGCCGAAGACTTCTTCGCGAACCACGACATTCACATGCACGTGCCGGCCGGCGCCATTCCGAAAGATGGGCCTTCGGCGGGAGTGACCATGGCGACCACGCTGGTGTCGCTGCTGACCAAGCATCGCATCACGCCGCTGCTGGCCATGACTGGGGAGATCACCCTGAGTGGAAACGTGCTTCCGGTGGGCGGAATCAAAGAAAAAGTCCTGGCCGCCAAGCGCGCCGGCGTGACCGACGTGATTCTTCCTGCGGAAAATCGCATGAACGTCGAGGAGGACCTGACGCCGGAACAACTCGATAACCTCTCGGTCCATTACGTGAAGACCATCGACGAAGCCCTGAAGGTCGCGCTGCCGGAAGTGGCGCAGGGCCCGGCGGCGAAGATCCTCTCCACGCCGCCCAAAGATCCCGCTCAGGATTACAGTCCGACGCCAGTGAAAGAGCCGGAAGGGGTTCACGATAGGGTGCTGACGCAGGCCTGA
- a CDS encoding hemerythrin domain-containing protein produces MPETASTRRGFIRQSMTGVGIVGAGLMTPAPMLVAAQAKASPDKDEKNKKGEDISPAEDLMREHGLLNRLLLIYDEHLRMLAAKRTFDGSVLAGAADIIRHFVEEYHEKLEEDFLFPRFRKARKLVSLVDTLQTQHQAGRELTAKIKDLAGVATFKYISADSGKLADALHAFLRMYRPHEAREDTVLFPAFRTIVSPNEYEALGDDFEKKEDELFGEDGFFKVVDQVAQLEKKLGIYELAQFTPK; encoded by the coding sequence ATGCCCGAAACAGCTTCGACCCGCCGCGGTTTTATTCGCCAATCGATGACCGGGGTCGGAATCGTCGGCGCAGGACTGATGACGCCGGCGCCGATGCTGGTTGCGGCCCAGGCGAAGGCATCTCCGGACAAGGACGAGAAAAACAAGAAGGGCGAGGACATTTCTCCGGCCGAAGACCTGATGCGGGAGCACGGTCTGCTAAACCGGCTGCTGCTCATCTATGACGAGCACTTGCGCATGCTGGCGGCGAAACGCACCTTCGACGGCTCGGTGCTGGCCGGCGCGGCCGACATTATTCGGCACTTCGTCGAGGAATACCACGAGAAGCTGGAAGAAGACTTTCTTTTCCCGCGATTTCGCAAGGCCCGCAAGCTGGTGAGCTTGGTCGATACTCTGCAAACCCAACACCAAGCCGGACGGGAGTTGACGGCCAAGATCAAGGACCTTGCTGGGGTAGCCACGTTCAAATATATTTCGGCCGATAGCGGGAAGCTGGCCGACGCGCTGCACGCCTTCCTGCGCATGTATCGTCCTCATGAAGCCCGCGAAGATACGGTGCTGTTTCCCGCCTTCCGCACCATCGTGTCGCCAAACGAATATGAGGCGCTGGGCGACGACTTCGAAAAAAAGGAAGACGAATTGTTCGGCGAAGACGGTTTCTTCAAAGTTGTCGATCAGGTCGCGCAACTGGAAAAGAAGTTGGGCATCTATGAGTTAGCTCAGTTTACGCCGAAATAA
- a CDS encoding M50 family metallopeptidase, with protein sequence MPTARQGSIHLFRFSGIDVFLHWSWFLVAAYEIQTRKGSYSSVMWNVLEYVGLFLIVMLHEFGHALACRQVGGRADTIVLWPLGGVAYVDPPQRPGATLWSIAAGPLVNVVLFPVLLVIYSMSQSMGWATSMPDIDRLLHSILWIDVGLLIFNILPVYPLDGGQIFRSLLWFVLGRARSLMVATIVGLLGVAAFIGLAIWRQDLWLGIISFYMLMYCWSGLKQAQASSRVAKLPRRDGFACPRCQTPPPVGEYRKCSKCGQTFDMFQSHGVCPRCSTQFPQIKCLDCGALNPINDWMLASVVPAKL encoded by the coding sequence ATGCCCACCGCTCGCCAGGGATCGATCCATCTGTTCCGTTTTTCCGGAATTGACGTTTTTCTCCACTGGTCGTGGTTTCTGGTAGCGGCGTATGAAATCCAGACCCGCAAGGGCAGTTATTCCTCGGTCATGTGGAATGTGCTGGAGTATGTGGGTCTTTTTCTGATTGTGATGCTGCACGAGTTCGGGCACGCGCTCGCCTGCCGGCAGGTCGGAGGCCGGGCCGATACCATCGTGCTGTGGCCCCTCGGAGGCGTGGCCTACGTGGACCCGCCGCAGCGTCCGGGCGCGACTCTTTGGAGCATCGCCGCCGGGCCGCTGGTGAATGTTGTTCTCTTCCCAGTCTTGCTCGTCATTTACTCGATGAGCCAGTCGATGGGATGGGCAACGTCAATGCCGGATATTGATCGGCTTCTGCATTCGATTTTGTGGATCGACGTAGGCCTTCTCATTTTCAACATCCTCCCGGTTTACCCGCTCGATGGCGGCCAGATTTTTCGTTCCTTGCTTTGGTTCGTATTGGGACGCGCTCGCAGCCTGATGGTTGCCACTATCGTCGGACTGCTCGGCGTGGCCGCTTTCATCGGTCTCGCCATCTGGAGGCAAGATCTTTGGCTGGGAATTATCTCCTTCTACATGCTGATGTACTGCTGGAGCGGGCTGAAACAAGCGCAGGCTTCATCCCGTGTCGCAAAACTCCCGCGTCGCGATGGCTTTGCCTGCCCGCGCTGCCAGACCCCGCCACCGGTCGGAGAATACCGGAAGTGCAGCAAATGCGGGCAAACCTTCGACATGTTTCAGAGTCATGGCGTGTGTCCCCGCTGTTCGACTCAATTTCCACAGATTAAGTGTCTGGACTGTGGCGCACTCAACCCCATCAATGACTGGATGCTGGCCTCCGTCGTGCCGGCGAAGCTCTAA
- a CDS encoding N-acetyltransferase, translating into MSFVIREYKIEDFDALWRLDQDCFAPGIAYSKPELKSYVRHKGAFTLVAVGAEADALAGFIVVHGGVIGHVITIDVRAEARRGGVGSLLLRAGEERLRTAGSSSVGLETAVDNLAALAFYKRHGYSVIRTWPGYYSNGVDALVLEKELKKES; encoded by the coding sequence GTGTCCTTCGTCATCCGCGAGTACAAAATTGAAGACTTCGATGCACTCTGGCGTCTGGACCAGGACTGCTTCGCGCCGGGCATTGCATACTCGAAGCCGGAACTGAAGTCCTATGTGCGTCATAAGGGAGCTTTCACCCTGGTAGCCGTCGGCGCCGAAGCCGACGCGTTGGCGGGTTTTATCGTGGTCCATGGCGGAGTCATCGGACATGTGATCACCATTGACGTGCGGGCCGAGGCTCGCCGCGGGGGCGTGGGATCGTTGCTGCTGCGGGCGGGAGAAGAGCGCTTGCGTACCGCTGGGTCCAGCTCCGTAGGACTCGAAACTGCCGTCGACAACCTCGCGGCGTTAGCGTTTTACAAGCGCCACGGCTACAGCGTGATCCGCACCTGGCCGGGTTACTATTCGAACGGAGTGGACGCGCTGGTGCTGGAGAAAGAATTGAAGAAGGAAAGTTGA
- a CDS encoding prephenate dehydratase domain-containing protein: MKVAIQGELGCFSHEAAEKMVARCMVVPCARSAEVFDRLQNGSVAAAVIPIENTLAGTVAEHADLMLTREVFIQGEYLLRIVHNVIAMPGARLGGLRRVLSHPVALDQCREFFRQHPKIEAVPFYDTAGSVKHVMAEQLKDAAGIAGKQAAREYSGSIVEASIEDDKRNFTRFFLIRKLGGGRGKPKTNPSTRSGQAFSQKKREAGHPISADYHRLIPRGANKTSIVFQVKNVPGALFKSLSVFALRDISLSKIESRPMRGRPWEYVFYVDFLRGDDESARNALRHLGEVAEFVRVLGIYPAA, translated from the coding sequence ATGAAAGTCGCGATTCAGGGAGAGCTCGGGTGCTTCAGTCACGAGGCGGCTGAGAAGATGGTCGCGCGGTGCATGGTGGTGCCGTGTGCGCGATCGGCGGAAGTATTTGACCGGTTGCAGAATGGATCGGTCGCTGCCGCCGTGATTCCCATCGAGAACACGCTGGCAGGCACCGTGGCCGAGCATGCCGATCTGATGCTGACGCGCGAGGTTTTCATTCAGGGCGAATATCTTTTGCGCATCGTGCACAACGTCATCGCCATGCCCGGCGCGCGGCTGGGTGGATTAAGGCGCGTGCTGTCGCATCCGGTGGCGCTCGATCAATGCCGCGAGTTTTTTCGGCAGCACCCCAAGATCGAAGCCGTGCCCTTTTATGACACGGCCGGAAGCGTGAAGCATGTGATGGCCGAGCAATTGAAAGATGCCGCCGGAATTGCCGGAAAGCAGGCCGCGCGCGAATATTCGGGAAGCATCGTGGAGGCGAGCATTGAAGACGATAAGAGGAACTTCACGCGTTTCTTTTTGATTCGCAAACTCGGCGGCGGACGTGGGAAGCCAAAGACCAACCCTTCGACACGCTCAGGGCAGGCTTTCTCGCAAAAGAAGCGAGAAGCGGGGCATCCAATAAGTGCGGACTATCATCGCCTGATTCCACGCGGGGCGAATAAGACTTCGATCGTTTTTCAGGTCAAGAACGTCCCCGGCGCGCTGTTCAAATCGCTCAGCGTGTTTGCCCTGCGCGACATCAGCCTGAGCAAGATCGAATCGCGCCCCATGCGTGGCAGGCCCTGGGAGTACGTCTTCTATGTGGACTTCCTGCGCGGCGACGATGAGTCGGCGCGCAACGCGCTGCGACACCTGGGCGAAGTAGCCGAATTTGTTAGGGTGCTGGGGATCTATCCCGCCGCCTGA